A DNA window from Microcystis aeruginosa NIES-843 contains the following coding sequences:
- a CDS encoding AAA family ATPase, with product MNITEVLQLIDERLIERDKKPLNTIQKAIFEGSWQGQSYQEIGNEYHRSETHIREEGAKLWKLLSEVLEKDIKKSTSRSVLERVYIKSLKNSNIYSINGNNNNLCPTENTRLSNENDLNSNNNSQSESKYHDLTLAPQIIDFYDRENELATVSNWVFKQNTRLIAVLGLWGIGKTTLVKRFIDLNLEQFEVVIWKSLKFPKSLDLWLNDLLNTCQKEPKESTDNKIQQLLEVLSNHKCLIVLDDFQNLFAVGQMAGNYQPEYSSYQHFLKLIAEIQHQSHFILISQEKSAEMNYLNQESSPIQCLELSGFEAINFLENKGLQDEERWLELIQLYEGNPFYLTDIAVLIKDVFDGKVNDFLAENSLVITKKMQSHLKQIFGRCSPLAQQIALELSKVNQPLSREELKNNLDLSASDLINGLQSLQQRYLIQREQNRFQLSSIFKAYIKSD from the coding sequence ATGAATATCACGGAAGTCTTACAACTGATTGATGAACGCCTTATTGAGCGAGATAAAAAGCCGCTAAATACTATCCAGAAGGCTATTTTTGAAGGGAGTTGGCAAGGACAGAGTTATCAAGAAATAGGTAACGAATATCACCGCAGTGAGACTCATATTAGAGAGGAAGGTGCTAAATTATGGAAGCTTTTATCAGAGGTTTTAGAAAAAGATATAAAAAAATCTACTTCCCGTTCTGTCTTAGAAAGAGTGTATATTAAATCATTAAAAAATTCTAATATTTATAGTATTAATGGCAATAATAATAATCTTTGTCCTACAGAAAATACAAGATTGTCTAACGAAAATGACTTAAATAGTAATAATAACTCTCAATCTGAATCAAAATATCATGATCTAACCCTTGCTCCTCAAATTATTGATTTTTACGATCGAGAAAACGAACTCGCAACAGTCTCGAACTGGGTGTTTAAGCAAAATACTCGCTTAATTGCCGTTTTGGGATTATGGGGAATAGGAAAAACCACCCTAGTTAAACGATTTATTGATCTCAATTTAGAACAATTTGAAGTGGTGATTTGGAAAAGTTTAAAATTTCCTAAGTCTTTAGATTTATGGCTAAATGATTTATTGAATACTTGCCAAAAAGAACCGAAAGAAAGCACCGATAATAAAATCCAGCAATTGTTAGAAGTTCTAAGCAATCATAAATGTTTAATCGTCTTAGATGATTTTCAAAATCTTTTTGCTGTTGGTCAAATGGCGGGTAATTATCAACCTGAATATAGTAGTTATCAACATTTTTTAAAACTGATCGCAGAAATCCAACACCAGAGCCATTTTATTCTCATTAGTCAAGAAAAATCGGCAGAAATGAACTATCTTAATCAAGAAAGTTCTCCTATTCAATGCTTAGAATTATCAGGATTTGAAGCGATTAATTTTCTTGAAAATAAAGGTTTACAAGATGAAGAAAGATGGTTAGAATTAATTCAATTATACGAAGGTAATCCTTTTTATTTAACCGATATTGCCGTTTTGATTAAAGATGTTTTTGATGGCAAGGTTAACGATTTCTTGGCAGAAAATAGCTTAGTTATTACAAAAAAAATGCAGTCTCATTTAAAACAAATTTTTGGTCGCTGTTCTCCCCTTGCTCAACAAATCGCCTTAGAATTAAGTAAAGTTAATCAACCTTTATCTAGAGAGGAGTTAAAAAATAACCTAGATTTATCCGCCAGTGATTTAATCAATGGTTTACAATCCTTGCAACAACGTTATTTAATTCAAAGGGAGCAAAACCGATTTCAATTATCATCTATTTTTAAAGCGTATATCAAAAGCGATTGA